From the Streptomyces syringium genome, one window contains:
- a CDS encoding quercetin 2,3-dioxygenase, giving the protein MTIEYATRYRQASHIPSEPGKPYFIEKGEGDRAHLFGDLITIYAGGEQTENTFNFFTVEGPKGDLIPAHLHPDTHEVFYVTQGAVRLFVEDTEGNQQEKLLTPGDFGFVPKNCPHAYRMERYHSQVVGVAAGPGGTFERFFENLGAPAEQLGLPHQPVVPEPHKFAVVPERYDVRFLPGHQWQTR; this is encoded by the coding sequence ATGACCATCGAGTACGCCACCCGCTACCGCCAGGCCTCGCACATACCGTCCGAGCCGGGCAAGCCCTACTTCATCGAGAAGGGCGAAGGAGACCGCGCCCACCTGTTCGGCGACCTGATCACCATCTACGCCGGCGGTGAACAGACCGAGAACACCTTCAACTTCTTCACCGTCGAAGGCCCCAAGGGCGACCTCATCCCGGCCCACCTGCACCCCGACACCCACGAGGTCTTTTACGTAACCCAGGGCGCTGTACGGCTGTTCGTCGAGGACACCGAAGGCAATCAGCAGGAGAAGCTGCTCACCCCCGGCGACTTCGGCTTCGTACCCAAGAACTGCCCGCACGCCTACCGCATGGAGCGCTACCACAGCCAGGTCGTCGGCGTCGCCGCCGGCCCCGGCGGCACCTTCGAGCGGTTCTTCGAGAACCTCGGCGCGCCTGCGGAACAGCTTGGCCTGCCGCACCAGCCCGTTGTCCCGGAACCCCATAAGTTCGCGGTGGTGCCCGAGCGGTACGACGTGCGCTTCCTGCCGGGCCATCAGTGGCAGACCCGGTGA
- a CDS encoding MarR family winged helix-turn-helix transcriptional regulator: MPSTRRNLPQLFSDARRWFDEGLLAALEAAGATPVSPTQVQLFAVLDDHGTTVSELARRMGVTRQTAHQAVHGLVGVGLLEQIPDPASARRRLIRRTEEGERAHHQAGAILERLEEQLAERISRQAVDALRAALETPWGPPPPPAS; encoded by the coding sequence ATGCCGTCCACCCGCCGCAACCTCCCCCAGCTGTTCAGCGACGCCCGTCGCTGGTTCGACGAAGGATTGCTGGCAGCCCTGGAGGCAGCCGGGGCCACACCGGTCTCACCGACACAGGTGCAGCTTTTCGCCGTACTGGACGACCACGGCACCACCGTGTCCGAACTCGCCCGGCGCATGGGCGTCACCCGGCAGACCGCACACCAGGCCGTGCACGGACTGGTCGGCGTCGGACTTCTCGAGCAGATCCCCGACCCCGCCTCCGCCCGCCGACGGCTGATCCGGCGCACCGAGGAGGGCGAACGCGCACACCACCAGGCCGGCGCCATCCTCGAACGGCTGGAGGAGCAGCTCGCCGAGCGGATCAGCCGACAGGCGGTCGATGCCCTGCGGGCAGCGCTGGAGACGCCGTGGGGCCCACCCCCTCCCCCGGCCTCATGA
- a CDS encoding VanZ family protein translates to MDSRAAADAHRLSRPVRVLVMLLAFAGMVAFGVVLARLTLEPSAASESLTHSNLRPGDSVREYLARPAFRDTLKQLGGNIALGIPFGLLLPVLVPRARGLIRVAAVTAVVMLLVELVQGALITGRAFDIDDVLLNTAGALLGYLVIGRRLGRAVHPRRRHWWHRFTGRPHSQESR, encoded by the coding sequence ATGGACAGCCGGGCGGCGGCCGACGCGCACCGGCTGTCACGGCCGGTGCGCGTGCTGGTCATGTTGCTGGCCTTCGCGGGGATGGTGGCCTTCGGAGTGGTGCTGGCCCGGCTGACGCTGGAACCTTCGGCTGCCTCGGAATCGCTGACGCACAGCAACCTGCGCCCGGGTGACTCCGTGCGCGAGTACCTCGCCCGACCGGCCTTCCGCGACACCCTCAAGCAGCTCGGCGGCAACATCGCGCTGGGTATTCCGTTCGGTCTGCTGCTGCCGGTACTGGTGCCCCGCGCCCGGGGGCTGATCCGCGTAGCTGCCGTGACCGCAGTGGTGATGTTGCTTGTCGAACTGGTCCAGGGCGCCCTCATCACCGGCCGGGCATTCGACATCGACGATGTGCTGCTCAATACCGCGGGCGCGCTGCTGGGCTATCTGGTGATCGGCCGCAGGCTGGGCCGGGCCGTGCACCCCCGGCGCCGTCACTGGTGGCACCGCTTCACCGGGCGCCCGCATTCACAGGAAAGCCGGTGA
- a CDS encoding maleylpyruvate isomerase N-terminal domain-containing protein produces MNVVGSSSDPVIEHEKTRAALRAIVPRLARLLRDAPDLGAPSGVPVWTVGDVGAHVAAVYLAYCSAFTHEFQDWESVLPSGDRSFVERITAVNAKAIGLFGTEERRHLGDFVAERGEAFLRATEGLAPHTPVVTPWYGEQVTPTLATATGMVLSESLLHGLDIARGARLPWTIGPEEARLVIGQSMPTMMPLSLDAAKARGVDIAFDLAIRGGPRLAVVVRDETATVTRDAPPRAYDCRISATPTAFLLVAFRRTPLWKVIARGGIRAGGRKPWLAPRLSDLIASP; encoded by the coding sequence GTGAACGTTGTCGGCAGCAGCTCCGATCCTGTCATCGAGCACGAGAAGACCCGTGCCGCGCTGCGAGCCATCGTCCCGCGCCTGGCGCGCCTGCTGCGCGACGCGCCCGATCTCGGGGCGCCCTCCGGGGTGCCGGTGTGGACGGTGGGAGATGTCGGCGCGCATGTGGCTGCCGTGTACCTGGCGTACTGCTCCGCCTTCACTCATGAGTTCCAGGACTGGGAGAGCGTCCTGCCTTCCGGCGACCGATCGTTCGTCGAACGGATCACGGCCGTGAACGCCAAGGCGATCGGCCTGTTCGGCACTGAGGAGCGCAGACACCTCGGCGACTTCGTCGCCGAGCGGGGCGAGGCGTTCCTGCGGGCCACCGAGGGGCTCGCTCCGCACACCCCCGTCGTCACCCCCTGGTACGGGGAGCAGGTGACGCCGACGTTGGCGACGGCCACCGGAATGGTGCTCAGCGAGAGCCTGCTCCACGGCCTCGACATCGCGCGCGGCGCCCGGCTCCCGTGGACGATCGGCCCCGAGGAGGCACGCCTGGTGATCGGCCAGTCCATGCCGACCATGATGCCGCTCAGCCTGGACGCGGCGAAGGCCCGTGGGGTCGACATCGCCTTCGACCTCGCCATCAGGGGAGGCCCCCGGCTGGCGGTCGTCGTCCGCGACGAAACGGCCACCGTGACCCGCGACGCGCCGCCCCGGGCCTACGACTGCCGTATCTCGGCGACGCCGACCGCGTTTCTCCTCGTCGCGTTCCGGCGCACCCCACTGTGGAAAGTGATCGCGCGCGGCGGGATCAGAGCAGGCGGCCGCAAGCCGTGGCTTGCCCCGCGCCTCAGCGACCTCATCGCCAGCCCGTAA